The Longimicrobium sp. genome includes the window GCCGACTCCGGATCCACGTAGAAGCCGCGGAAGCGCTCCGACGCGCCCCAATCGAACGTCCCCCCGTCGACGACCACGCCGCCGATGGCCGTGCCGTGCCCACCGATCCACTTCGTAGCCGAGTGTACGACGATGTCGGCGCCGTGCTCGATGGGGCGGCTGAGGAAGGGCGTGCCGAAGGTGTTGTCCACCACCAGCGGCACCCCGGCCGCGTGCGCCACGTCGGCGATGGCGCGGAAGTCGGGCACCTCCAGCTTGGGGTTGCCGATGGTCTCCACGTACACGGCCTTCGTGGTCTCGTCGATGGCGTCGGCGAACGCCTGCGGATCGTTGCCGTCCACGAAACGCGTGGTGATGCCCAGCCGGCCCAGCGTGTACTTGAGCAGCGTGAAGGTGCCGCCGTACAGCGCGGAGGAGGCGACGATGCTGTCGCCGGCCTGCGCCAGGTTGAGCAGCGCCAGCGTCTGCGCGCTCTGGCCGCTGCTGGTGGCCACGGCCGCCACGCCGCCCTCCAGCTCGGCGATGCGCCGCTCGAAGACGTCGGACGTGGGGTTCATGATGCGGGTGTAGATGTTCCCGAACTCTTTGAGCCCGAACAGGCTGGCCGCGTGGTCCGGCCCGTTGAACACGTACGACGTGGTGGCGTAGATGGGCACCGCCCGCGCGTTCGTGGCGGAATCGGCGCTCTCCTGCCCGGACTGCACGGCGCGCGTGCCCAGGCCCAGCTTGCGTTCTGCTTCGGTGGTGATGCTCATGTTCGTGTGATCCCTTCCGGATCTATGGGTACAAAAAAGCCCGGCCCTCTCCGTGAGTGGAGAGGGCCGGGCGGGTGGAATCGGTGTCCGGGGCTGTGCCCGGCGATCCTCGCGCTATCCGTGCGACCTGCGTGCACGTGCGCGCCCGTCCGTCTCTCCCGGGGGGAGGACGCACTGACACATGCACATGCACATCATCGCTACGGCGCGAATCGCCATCGTCTGCCCACGATCTTTCGTTCAGGTCACGCGCGGCACGATGCCGCCCGTCGAGCATGGCCCCCGAAGGGGCCTGGGTCAGGCGCGTATGTCATTCCGAAGGAGCGGCCACGCCCAGCCTGCCTCCGCCCGTCACCCGGCAGCGACTGAGGAATCCGCCACACACCTGCCGAAGCGCACCAAACCAGCCTCGTGGCGGATTCTTCAGTCGGCCCGGCTGAACCCGTACCGGGCCGCTACTGCCCGCCCGGGGCCTCCTTCAGAATGACAACGCGCGGGAGCGACGTTCGATCCACTCCCGTTCCAGCGTGAGTCCTACCGCTCCCAGGGCAGCTCGGCCTTGCCGAAGTGGCCGTAGTTGGTGGTCTTGCGGTAGATGGGCTGCAGCAGCTCCAGGCGCTGGATGATGGCGCCCGGCCGGAAGTCGAAGTTCTCGCGCACGTACTCGGCCGCCGCGCGGGCGTCGCCCGTGCCGAAGGTGTCGACCTTTACCGACACCGGCTGCGCCACGCCGATGGCGTACGCCACCTGCACCTCGGCGCGCTGGGCCAGCCCCGCCTTGACGATCTCGCGGGCCACGAAGCGGCAGAAGTACGCGCCGCTGCGGTCCACCTTGCTCGGGTCCTTGCCGCTGAACGCGCCGCCGCCGTGGCGCCCCATGCCGCCGTAGGTGTCGACGATGATCTTGCGCCCGGTGACGCCCGCGTCGGCCGAGGGGCCGCCCTGCACGAAGCTGCCCGTGGGGTTCACCATGATCCGCAGGTCGTCGTGGTACCAGTGGCCCAGCGCCTCGGGGATGATGGTGGTGGCCACCAGGTGGCGGATCTCGTCGCGCGACACGCCCGCGGCGTGCTGCGTGCTCACCAGCACGTCGGTGACGGCCACGGGGGTGTTGCCCTCGTAGACCACCGACACCTGCGTCTTGCTGTCGGGGCGAAGCCAGTCGACCGTCCCACCCTTGCGGTGCGTGGCCAGCGAGCGGGCCAGGCGGTGCGAGAGCAGGATGGGCAGCGGCATCAG containing:
- a CDS encoding aminotransferase class I/II-fold pyridoxal phosphate-dependent enzyme: MSITTEAERKLGLGTRAVQSGQESADSATNARAVPIYATTSYVFNGPDHAASLFGLKEFGNIYTRIMNPTSDVFERRIAELEGGVAAVATSSGQSAQTLALLNLAQAGDSIVASSALYGGTFTLLKYTLGRLGITTRFVDGNDPQAFADAIDETTKAVYVETIGNPKLEVPDFRAIADVAHAAGVPLVVDNTFGTPFLSRPIEHGADIVVHSATKWIGGHGTAIGGVVVDGGTFDWGASERFRGFYVDPESA
- the metK gene encoding methionine adenosyltransferase, with protein sequence MSTVVTETEAPAAVSYTFTSESVSEGHPDKVCDFIADSILDAHLAQDPASRVACEVLVKEDNVVLAGEITSSVQVDYEQVVRQAIREIGYVDADQPFHADTVKIISFLSAQAAEIAQGVDEETSESGEQGAGDQGIMFGYATAETPELMPLPILLSHRLARSLATHRKGGTVDWLRPDSKTQVSVVYEGNTPVAVTDVLVSTQHAAGVSRDEIRHLVATTIIPEALGHWYHDDLRIMVNPTGSFVQGGPSADAGVTGRKIIVDTYGGMGRHGGGAFSGKDPSKVDRSGAYFCRFVAREIVKAGLAQRAEVQVAYAIGVAQPVSVKVDTFGTGDARAAAEYVRENFDFRPGAIIQRLELLQPIYRKTTNYGHFGKAELPWER